The Thalassotalea psychrophila genome window below encodes:
- the cysC gene encoding adenylyl-sulfate kinase, with protein MTQKTENTVWHAHLVTKQERAQLKNQKPCLLWYTGLSGSGKSTVANAVDDILFQRQCHTYLLDGDNVRHGLNGDLGFSDEDRIENIRRISQVGKLFVDSGLICSTAFISPFQSDRDMARNMLEQGEFIEVFIDTPIEICEQRDPKGLYKMARAGEIKDFTGIDSTYDTPVTPEIHVKTADKSIEQCAMQIVSYLEVNGYLTK; from the coding sequence ATGACTCAAAAAACTGAAAACACAGTATGGCATGCTCACCTTGTAACTAAGCAAGAGCGTGCTCAATTAAAAAATCAAAAGCCTTGTTTGCTTTGGTATACCGGTTTAAGCGGCTCGGGAAAATCTACTGTGGCTAATGCTGTTGACGATATATTGTTTCAACGTCAATGCCACACCTACTTGCTAGATGGTGATAATGTTCGTCATGGTTTAAATGGTGACTTAGGCTTTAGTGATGAAGACCGAATAGAAAACATCAGACGCATAAGCCAAGTAGGTAAATTATTTGTCGATTCAGGCTTGATTTGTAGCACGGCATTTATTTCACCGTTTCAATCTGATCGTGACATGGCAAGAAACATGTTAGAGCAAGGTGAATTTATTGAAGTGTTCATCGACACACCAATAGAAATTTGTGAGCAACGTGACCCTAAAGGTTTATACAAAATGGCACGAGCAGGTGAGATCAAAGACTTCACTGGTATCGATTCAACTTACGATACCCCTGTAACACCAGAAATTCATGTAAAAACTGCAGACAAAAGCATTGAACAATGTGCTATGCAAATTGTGAGTTACTTAGAAGTAAATGGTTACTTAACTAAGTAA
- a CDS encoding diguanylate cyclase — protein sequence MNKFCKFHALSFLLVVTIMVFAITTLNAVDRSSRLVDQFYHQSFTVSKASHSIVYHIAEIKHLIYQQSAGVGNKQDFITKTNRLEQEIVSQFDVIFKQFLGDKKDIEEVYESYSKWFSVLEHIPNIERIQEPSWFENNQTDLMKLFENIENTEHQVKDFYMFAFSKANEFKQKSEKDQQSVYVFLFIETIFILLLIGAVLYTFNQRYIANKKVKNELKGLVDQYLMVARLDRNGKVISASDALCHYVEKTEHELISQPFHFFDLSPAREQVEQKIWSVIKNGNMWHGEIRRYNNAGKLQWLTSRIQPIFSSDDKICGFTNVLIDSTNRQISLIDPLTDLPNRRSYQQRIESFLQTSKQFHLPISLAILDIDFFKKYNDNYGHPQGDKALVMVANCLQRSLLDTEHEVFRLGGEEFAILIKNFTYDETEFWLNDLRKHIQQLNIVHEFSDKDKSLTVSIGCHFKSHIIDMSDDEVYLCADKALYLAKLERNSVFMNK from the coding sequence ATGAACAAATTTTGTAAGTTCCATGCTCTATCTTTTCTTTTAGTCGTTACAATTATGGTGTTTGCCATTACTACATTAAATGCGGTGGATCGATCATCACGATTAGTTGACCAATTTTATCACCAATCTTTCACTGTTTCAAAAGCGTCACACTCTATCGTTTATCACATTGCCGAAATTAAACATTTAATTTATCAGCAAAGTGCTGGAGTGGGTAATAAGCAAGATTTCATCACAAAAACAAATCGCTTAGAGCAAGAAATTGTCAGCCAATTTGATGTCATTTTCAAACAATTCTTAGGTGATAAGAAAGATATTGAAGAAGTATACGAATCTTATTCAAAGTGGTTTTCTGTACTTGAACACATTCCAAATATAGAACGTATCCAAGAGCCAAGTTGGTTTGAAAACAACCAAACTGACTTAATGAAATTGTTTGAAAATATAGAAAATACCGAACACCAAGTTAAAGATTTTTACATGTTCGCTTTTTCTAAAGCCAACGAATTTAAACAAAAATCAGAAAAAGACCAACAAAGTGTATATGTGTTTTTATTCATTGAAACGATCTTTATCTTGCTGTTAATCGGCGCCGTATTGTATACATTTAATCAACGGTACATTGCTAATAAAAAAGTCAAAAATGAACTAAAAGGCCTAGTAGATCAGTATTTAATGGTTGCCAGATTGGATAGGAATGGCAAAGTAATAAGTGCATCAGATGCTTTGTGTCATTACGTTGAAAAAACTGAGCATGAGTTAATAAGTCAGCCTTTTCACTTTTTTGACCTTTCGCCAGCACGCGAACAAGTAGAACAAAAAATTTGGTCTGTGATCAAAAATGGCAATATGTGGCATGGCGAGATTCGCCGATATAATAACGCAGGTAAATTACAATGGCTTACATCAAGGATACAGCCTATATTTTCTAGTGATGATAAAATTTGCGGTTTTACTAATGTTCTTATTGACAGTACAAACCGACAAATATCTTTGATTGACCCGCTCACGGATCTGCCCAACAGAAGAAGTTATCAACAACGAATAGAAAGTTTTTTACAAACCTCTAAACAATTTCATTTGCCTATTAGTTTAGCCATTTTAGATATTGATTTTTTCAAAAAGTACAATGATAACTATGGTCACCCACAAGGTGATAAAGCGTTAGTTATGGTAGCGAACTGTTTACAACGCAGTTTACTGGATACCGAGCATGAAGTTTTTCGGTTAGGTGGTGAAGAATTTGCTATTTTGATCAAAAACTTCACCTATGATGAAACTGAATTTTGGCTGAATGACTTAAGAAAACATATTCAGCAACTAAACATTGTGCATGAATTTAGTGACAAAGATAAATCATTAACCGTATCTATTGGTTGTCATTTTAAAAGTCACATTATTGATATGAGTGATGATGAGGTTTACCTTTGTGCAGATAAGGCCTTGTACCTGGCTAAGTTAGAGCGTAATAGTGTATTTATGAACAAATAA
- a CDS encoding GIY-YIG nuclease family protein, translating to MKHPCVYIMSNYKNGTLYIGVTSNLPRRIAQHKQKVVDGFTKKYDLNKLVYFEQHSTMENAIYKEKQMKKWNRQWKINKIIEQNPEWLDLHQNIVG from the coding sequence ATGAAACACCCCTGTGTGTACATAATGAGTAACTACAAAAATGGTACGTTATATATTGGTGTCACCAGTAATCTGCCACGTCGTATAGCGCAACATAAGCAAAAAGTAGTTGATGGTTTCACCAAAAAATATGACTTAAATAAATTAGTTTATTTCGAACAACATTCAACAATGGAGAATGCTATTTACAAAGAAAAGCAAATGAAGAAATGGAACCGGCAATGGAAAATTAATAAAATCATTGAACAAAATCCAGAATGGTTGGATTTGCATCAAAATATAGTGGGTTAA
- a CDS encoding RHS repeat-associated core domain-containing protein, translating to MRPIFYGSCYPTTRLLFIRLFILIAMLFSIAANAVQPFHKPLGSLRGYEDEDHVANSGTEWTKRPIYTVSAGSPARINSHVSRKIEIIDYGIASGDEIIWKLIEPDGNVIDDGGIKWTGTCWIELFDISCMKPGWWVESAHFVGNQVGTWTIETYDVSAGIETLVTAESFEVKGRAMQITNGANLTVYENDNSIEPLALKLIDYDNVSGTPNKLVTFEVIARPKGKESGGLNYIFKQGTSGSKIDSIEATTNFEGIAKVFFESGNKYGTYTIKATSYWAPENPVEFQVTVKQGKDPDKEEDLITELIATGRNNGKTDQCDGMVGNPINVITGNKFQQEIDFQGEGFMPLDFVRYYNSLSNQSSGFGPKWSHTYSRFIRTSTAEINGELLTLAKLHRDDGKVITFYKDRKSWIAVYADVRSTLSFSSKKWRFETLQNTVEVYDQSGKLESITHLDGNAYTLEYNDSNKLQYVTNPSGKRLSFEYGDDGKIDHVHSGFSREYRYSSRGNGMLTKALPSIFGGDHRNYFYEDEKFSSLLTGLSINSDDHMSTWQYNERGLAISSFHGDNQDLVNVEYRNNGSRTVTHGNGDVTQYQAIGQLGLGLLTDVDGPTCNSGASSEKTFNYDPNTNNLLSKTIDGVTTAYGDYDENGNPGYIINALGTVNERRTDFTYDASFVTKLSHVIQQSVSGGEQISHFTYDEYGHLLQQRLQGYKPDGSPIERVVSYQYNGPLGQLSSIDGPRTGVNDSYQFNFHPLAENDSNSAGLKDIVGPDGTLIKANVNYHYSGKVQSYTASNGLTVEYTYQRFVPELESYTETVEDVRRTTFITYIANSLIETITTGYGSEDATTLTFTYDIAQRLSKVSNSLGHYIEFVLDDQSNVIAENTYDESGTLQQQITNVYDNYKHLSKQTSANQMVDSIYSTDGRLLLQTDGNNVTSSFSYDELKRLTTISKDVNGTNPATANSENHFTYDANNRPTSVTDANGNTTNYSYDDVGNLLSETSPDTGISTFSYDAAGNRISVRDAKLQAFIYQFDAYNRVLNTDTLGSSNDITYFYDLCTNGIGKLCKVSKGGSEVSYTYNAFGEVTSQSQTIGNIITTVNYGYDLHGRIESITYPSGSVISYSYDMVGNIQAMDLTQNGSTQNIISDATYTFSGLLTNLNFANGLNLNKSYDLAGRTTNLTNGPLGLQHSFDGAANMLSQSNYQFSYDALNRLEVADTINGLQGFTYDKNSNRLTFTKNTIQTQYGVAIGSNLLASINALIINYDANGNRLNRNGQALQYSPYNQLSQITNVAQYKYNGLGQRIQKTLLPSSETTTFAYDLTGQLLVEIDDNGIVTGEHIYLGTMPIAILKHQANSSELFYVHTDHLNTPRAITNIDKVEIWQWQSDPFGNGLANSDVNLDGTTFDYNKRFPGQYYDGESGLHYNYYRDYDPTTGRYIQSDPIGLNGGMNTFGYVGGNPLKYTDPLGLCADMSFMNDNFAFAKMFGFDSISEADNSMRVAAHQIGRDIDQQMTLSNASLVAGLMPGGALPSLGFAALDLVVNGNKKDLVSAGMSAGTEAAMNTYFTRGGNIPLKGKMGVLKQVGTHVLQLVVGNAAGEKCKCE from the coding sequence ATGCGCCCAATCTTTTATGGATCTTGCTATCCAACAACCCGTTTACTATTTATACGATTATTCATCTTAATCGCCATGTTATTTTCTATTGCCGCTAATGCGGTACAACCTTTTCATAAGCCTTTAGGATCTTTACGCGGTTATGAAGATGAAGATCATGTAGCGAACTCTGGTACGGAGTGGACCAAACGTCCTATCTATACAGTTTCGGCAGGTTCACCTGCACGGATCAATTCTCACGTTTCCAGGAAAATAGAGATTATTGATTATGGTATTGCCTCTGGCGATGAAATTATTTGGAAACTTATCGAACCTGATGGAAACGTAATTGATGACGGTGGAATAAAATGGACAGGTACATGTTGGATAGAGCTATTCGATATCAGCTGCATGAAACCAGGTTGGTGGGTAGAGTCGGCTCATTTTGTTGGCAACCAAGTGGGTACCTGGACAATTGAAACCTATGATGTTTCTGCTGGTATCGAAACTTTGGTAACCGCTGAGTCCTTCGAAGTTAAAGGCCGTGCTATGCAAATAACCAACGGCGCTAACTTAACTGTTTATGAAAACGACAACTCTATTGAACCACTGGCGTTAAAGCTTATTGATTATGACAATGTTTCTGGCACCCCTAATAAACTAGTTACCTTTGAAGTGATTGCTCGCCCGAAAGGTAAAGAAAGTGGCGGCCTTAATTATATTTTTAAGCAAGGCACTTCCGGTTCAAAAATTGACTCTATAGAGGCAACAACAAACTTTGAGGGTATTGCTAAAGTCTTTTTCGAGTCAGGAAATAAATATGGCACTTACACCATCAAGGCGACCAGTTATTGGGCGCCAGAGAACCCGGTAGAGTTTCAAGTTACGGTTAAACAAGGTAAAGATCCCGACAAAGAAGAAGATTTAATTACTGAGCTAATCGCAACTGGACGAAATAATGGAAAGACCGACCAATGTGATGGAATGGTTGGTAACCCAATAAACGTGATAACCGGCAATAAATTTCAGCAGGAGATTGATTTTCAAGGTGAGGGTTTCATGCCATTAGACTTTGTTCGCTATTACAACAGTTTGAGTAACCAGTCATCAGGTTTTGGTCCTAAATGGTCTCATACTTATTCTCGCTTTATACGAACGAGCACAGCAGAGATAAATGGTGAACTATTAACGCTAGCAAAATTACATCGTGATGATGGCAAAGTGATCACATTCTATAAAGACCGAAAAAGTTGGATTGCAGTTTATGCCGATGTTCGCTCTACATTATCATTTAGTTCGAAAAAGTGGCGTTTTGAAACGCTGCAAAATACCGTTGAAGTGTACGACCAATCAGGAAAGCTTGAATCAATAACCCATCTAGATGGCAATGCTTACACACTAGAATATAACGACAGTAATAAGCTGCAATACGTAACTAACCCAAGCGGTAAACGCTTAAGCTTTGAATACGGTGATGATGGAAAGATAGACCATGTTCATAGTGGGTTTAGTAGAGAATACCGCTATTCTTCAAGAGGAAACGGTATGCTGACAAAAGCTCTTCCTTCAATATTTGGTGGTGATCATCGTAATTATTTTTACGAAGATGAAAAATTTTCTTCGTTACTTACTGGTCTATCGATTAATAGTGATGACCATATGTCGACGTGGCAATACAACGAAAGAGGTTTAGCCATAAGTAGTTTTCATGGCGATAACCAAGACCTGGTAAATGTAGAATATAGAAATAATGGCAGCCGCACTGTTACTCATGGCAATGGCGACGTTACCCAATATCAAGCTATCGGGCAGTTAGGGTTAGGTTTACTAACCGATGTTGATGGCCCAACGTGTAACTCTGGAGCTAGCAGCGAGAAAACATTCAACTATGATCCAAATACAAATAACCTTTTATCTAAAACCATTGATGGGGTAACGACAGCATATGGTGATTACGATGAAAACGGGAATCCGGGATACATCATTAACGCCTTAGGCACTGTTAATGAGCGAAGAACTGACTTTACTTATGACGCTTCGTTTGTCACTAAATTAAGCCATGTAATTCAACAGTCGGTTTCTGGCGGTGAGCAAATCAGCCATTTCACTTATGACGAATATGGGCATTTATTGCAGCAACGACTGCAAGGGTATAAACCTGATGGCAGCCCAATAGAGCGAGTGGTTAGTTATCAATACAACGGCCCATTAGGACAGTTAAGTAGCATCGATGGTCCTCGCACAGGTGTAAATGATAGCTATCAATTTAATTTTCACCCGTTAGCTGAAAACGACTCCAACAGTGCCGGTTTAAAGGACATTGTAGGGCCTGACGGCACCTTAATTAAAGCGAATGTCAACTATCATTACAGTGGCAAAGTTCAGTCATATACCGCCAGTAATGGCTTAACTGTTGAGTACACCTATCAGCGTTTTGTGCCAGAGCTTGAGTCATATACAGAAACCGTTGAAGATGTACGCCGTACAACGTTCATTACTTATATTGCCAATAGTTTAATCGAAACTATTACCACAGGTTATGGTAGTGAAGATGCAACAACTCTTACTTTTACTTACGACATTGCTCAGCGCTTGTCTAAAGTGAGCAATAGCCTTGGGCATTACATTGAGTTTGTATTAGATGATCAAAGTAACGTTATTGCAGAGAATACGTATGATGAAAGCGGCACTTTACAGCAACAAATCACTAATGTGTATGACAATTATAAACATTTAAGTAAGCAAACGTCGGCAAACCAAATGGTTGATTCAATTTATTCAACCGATGGTCGTTTACTGTTACAAACTGACGGAAATAACGTAACAAGCAGTTTTTCTTATGATGAATTAAAACGCTTAACTACCATTAGCAAAGATGTTAACGGTACGAACCCGGCAACAGCCAATAGCGAAAATCACTTCACTTATGACGCAAATAATAGGCCCACCAGTGTAACCGACGCTAATGGTAATACAACAAACTACAGCTATGATGATGTGGGCAATTTACTCAGCGAAACTAGCCCAGACACAGGCATCTCAACCTTTAGTTATGATGCTGCAGGCAATCGCATATCGGTTCGTGATGCTAAACTGCAAGCATTTATCTATCAATTTGATGCCTATAATCGCGTGTTAAATACTGACACCTTAGGCAGTAGTAATGACATTACTTATTTTTATGATCTATGCACCAATGGCATTGGTAAACTTTGTAAGGTTTCAAAAGGAGGCTCTGAAGTAAGCTATACCTATAATGCTTTTGGGGAAGTTACCTCTCAAAGCCAAACAATAGGCAACATCATAACTACCGTTAATTATGGTTATGATCTACATGGGCGTATTGAAAGTATCACTTACCCAAGTGGCAGCGTAATCAGTTACAGCTACGATATGGTTGGTAATATTCAAGCTATGGACTTAACTCAAAATGGCAGCACACAAAACATTATAAGCGATGCCACCTACACATTCAGTGGCTTACTAACAAACTTAAATTTTGCTAATGGTTTAAATCTGAATAAATCCTATGATTTAGCAGGAAGAACAACCAACTTAACCAATGGACCATTGGGTCTACAACACAGTTTTGATGGCGCTGCCAATATGCTTAGCCAATCAAATTATCAGTTCAGTTATGATGCACTAAATCGTCTGGAAGTTGCCGATACTATTAACGGTCTGCAAGGATTTACCTATGACAAAAATAGTAATCGCCTAACCTTTACTAAAAACACCATACAAACCCAATACGGAGTCGCTATTGGTAGCAACTTACTCGCCAGCATTAATGCATTAATTATTAATTACGATGCTAATGGCAATAGGTTAAATCGTAATGGTCAAGCATTACAATACTCACCTTATAATCAACTAAGTCAAATAACCAATGTCGCTCAATACAAATACAACGGCCTTGGTCAACGCATACAAAAAACATTACTGCCAAGTAGCGAAACCACAACATTCGCTTATGACTTAACCGGGCAGTTGCTAGTTGAAATAGATGACAATGGCATCGTAACCGGCGAGCATATCTACTTAGGAACTATGCCAATAGCAATATTAAAACACCAAGCTAATAGCAGTGAATTGTTTTATGTACATACCGACCATTTAAATACGCCAAGAGCCATTACTAATATCGACAAAGTAGAAATCTGGCAATGGCAATCTGATCCATTTGGTAATGGTTTGGCAAACAGTGATGTAAACTTAGATGGCACCACATTTGACTACAACAAACGCTTCCCCGGACAATACTATGATGGTGAAAGTGGACTACACTACAATTACTATCGTGATTACGACCCGACAACAGGTCGATACATACAAAGCGACCCAATAGGATTAAATGGTGGCATGAATACCTTTGGCTATGTTGGTGGTAATCCTTTGAAGTATACAGATCCATTAGGTTTATGTGCAGATATGAGCTTTATGAACGATAACTTTGCTTTTGCAAAAATGTTTGGATTTGACTCTATTTCTGAGGCTGACAATAGCATGAGAGTTGCAGCCCATCAAATAGGCCGTGATATTGATCAACAAATGACACTTAGCAACGCTAGTTTAGTAGCTGGACTGATGCCTGGTGGCGCTCTTCCTTCACTAGGTTTTGCAGCTTTAGATTTAGTTGTTAATGGGAATAAAAAAGACTTGGTTTCTGCTGGCATGTCGGCTGGCACCGAGGCTGCTATGAACACTTACTTTACAAGAGGTGGCAATATTCCATTGAAAGGAAAAATGGGCGTACTCAAGCAAGTTGGTACGCATGTTTTACAATTAGTTGTTGGTAATGCTGCGGGAGAAAAGTGTAAATGCGAATAA
- a CDS encoding M13 family metallopeptidase, translating into MKSLLTGVVCSSLLLLAGCNEAANTAESAAEVQTQKTPLASGIDRANMGENVRPQDDFYLYVNGKWEDTNAIPADKTSIGSFYDLRDKSDEDVNVIIEELAAAEALTAGSDEQKVADLFRSFMNVEKLNTLGVKPVAPFLADVAALKTKDDLAAFFAKAQIMGLDSPLYYYVSVDAKDSSTYAGHVWHSGLGLPDRDYYFKEDARFVEMRAAYVAHITKMFELAGLDNPQASAESIMALETKMAKLHWTRVATRDSEARYNKFETAKLNTLTESFNWNIWLETLGVQDQANIIINQPDFVEGFGEIVASTDMDTWKTFLNWQVVGGFASYLNDDIAAQNFEFFGKTINGQQEQKPRWKRGVSLINGNLGEIIGKVYVKRHFTPTAKSRMVTLVENLRSAYGESIDELEWMSADTKKAARVKLAAFTPKIGYPDKWEDYSAVSISNDDLIANLVNVDKVDFAKSIEKLGGPIHTWEWGMTPQTVNAYYNPTVNEIVFPAAILQPPFFNLEADEAVNYGGIGAVIGHEMGHGFDDQGSKYDAEGNMKNWWTEQDLAEFSKRGAQLVEQYNGYFPFEDTHVNGELTLGENIGDLSGLTIAYRAYKTSLNGAEAPVIDGLTGDQRFFMGYAQIWRQKHTEKAARERLATDSHSPGHYRALGSLSNMDEFYQAYDVKEGDKMYIAPEKRVKIW; encoded by the coding sequence ATGAAATCATTATTAACGGGCGTTGTATGCTCGTCATTACTACTTTTAGCAGGTTGTAATGAAGCTGCAAACACTGCAGAGTCAGCCGCTGAAGTACAAACACAAAAAACACCATTAGCATCAGGTATCGATCGCGCTAACATGGGCGAAAATGTACGTCCACAAGATGACTTTTACCTTTACGTTAATGGTAAGTGGGAAGATACAAACGCTATTCCTGCTGACAAAACCTCTATCGGTTCTTTTTATGACCTACGTGATAAATCTGACGAAGACGTAAATGTTATCATTGAAGAACTTGCTGCCGCTGAAGCACTAACAGCAGGTTCAGATGAGCAAAAAGTTGCTGACTTATTCCGTTCATTTATGAACGTTGAGAAGTTAAACACGTTAGGTGTTAAACCTGTAGCACCATTTTTAGCCGACGTTGCAGCCCTTAAAACAAAAGATGACTTAGCTGCATTTTTTGCTAAAGCACAAATTATGGGTTTAGATTCACCGCTATACTACTACGTATCTGTTGATGCAAAAGACTCAAGTACTTATGCCGGCCATGTTTGGCATTCGGGCTTAGGTCTTCCTGATCGCGACTACTATTTTAAAGAAGATGCACGTTTTGTAGAAATGCGTGCCGCTTACGTTGCTCATATTACAAAAATGTTTGAATTAGCTGGCCTTGATAACCCTCAAGCATCTGCTGAATCGATTATGGCACTTGAAACTAAAATGGCTAAATTACATTGGACTCGTGTGGCTACACGTGACAGTGAAGCGCGCTACAATAAGTTTGAAACCGCTAAATTAAATACTTTAACTGAAAGCTTTAACTGGAACATTTGGTTAGAAACTTTAGGCGTTCAAGATCAAGCAAATATCATTATTAACCAACCTGACTTTGTTGAAGGTTTTGGTGAAATTGTTGCAAGTACCGATATGGACACTTGGAAAACATTCTTAAACTGGCAAGTTGTTGGTGGTTTTGCATCTTACCTGAACGATGATATTGCAGCGCAAAACTTCGAATTTTTCGGTAAAACAATTAACGGTCAGCAAGAGCAAAAGCCTCGTTGGAAACGTGGTGTTAGTTTAATTAACGGTAACTTAGGTGAAATTATTGGTAAAGTGTATGTTAAACGTCACTTCACACCTACAGCTAAGTCTCGTATGGTTACATTAGTTGAAAATTTACGTTCTGCTTACGGTGAGTCTATTGACGAATTAGAGTGGATGTCTGCTGATACTAAAAAAGCCGCTCGTGTTAAACTTGCTGCCTTTACTCCTAAAATTGGTTACCCAGACAAATGGGAAGATTACTCAGCCGTATCTATCTCAAATGATGATTTAATTGCTAACTTAGTTAACGTTGATAAAGTAGACTTTGCTAAATCAATAGAAAAACTAGGTGGTCCTATCCATACATGGGAATGGGGCATGACACCACAAACAGTTAATGCTTATTACAACCCAACAGTAAATGAAATTGTTTTCCCTGCCGCTATTTTACAACCACCATTCTTTAACCTAGAAGCAGATGAAGCTGTTAACTATGGTGGTATTGGCGCTGTTATCGGTCACGAAATGGGCCACGGTTTTGATGACCAAGGCAGTAAATACGATGCCGAAGGTAACATGAAAAACTGGTGGACAGAGCAAGATTTAGCTGAATTCTCTAAACGTGGAGCGCAACTTGTTGAGCAATACAATGGTTACTTCCCATTCGAAGATACTCATGTAAATGGTGAACTTACGTTAGGTGAGAACATCGGTGATTTATCTGGTTTAACTATCGCTTACCGTGCATACAAAACATCATTAAATGGTGCAGAAGCTCCGGTAATTGACGGCTTAACTGGCGATCAACGCTTCTTTATGGGCTACGCGCAAATCTGGCGTCAAAAGCACACTGAAAAAGCTGCTCGTGAACGTTTAGCAACTGATAGCCACTCACCAGGTCACTACCGAGCACTTGGCTCACTATCTAACATGGATGAGTTTTACCAAGCATACGACGTTAAAGAAGGCGATAAAATGTACATCGCTCCTGAAAAACGCGTAAAAATCTGGTAA
- a CDS encoding response regulator transcription factor — MIAEHKLPISNTSVLIVEDDKIVSFTLKRQLEAQGFIVHQAFKGDAVDRMVIRHTPDCILLDIGLPNINGYDVCINLREYYKGPIVFLTGNDTDDAELKGLQIGADDFIAKNRSFKVLLARLLRLLESKHEVQNANKAFYLGAFKFDKHLHLCEFEDEEISLTNDEYELLYFLLINKNTVVTRDKAYQTLKGISYNGLSRGMDVSISRLKAKLVQAGICSDFIKTVRSKGYRLSTQSLTETK; from the coding sequence ATGATAGCTGAACATAAATTACCAATAAGCAATACCAGTGTATTAATTGTTGAAGATGATAAAATTGTATCGTTTACCCTAAAACGTCAATTAGAAGCACAGGGCTTTATTGTTCATCAAGCTTTTAAGGGCGATGCTGTAGATAGAATGGTGATCCGTCATACGCCAGATTGTATTCTACTTGATATTGGCTTGCCTAATATTAATGGCTATGACGTTTGCATAAATTTGCGTGAATATTATAAAGGTCCAATTGTTTTTCTAACCGGCAATGATACAGACGATGCTGAACTAAAAGGGCTACAAATTGGCGCCGATGACTTTATTGCCAAAAACCGCTCTTTTAAAGTTCTATTAGCTAGGTTATTACGTTTGTTAGAGTCTAAACATGAGGTGCAAAATGCCAACAAAGCATTTTATTTAGGCGCGTTTAAGTTTGATAAACACCTGCATTTATGTGAATTTGAAGATGAAGAAATTTCTCTTACCAATGACGAATATGAACTTTTGTATTTTTTGCTAATTAACAAAAATACAGTAGTTACCCGAGATAAAGCATACCAAACTCTAAAAGGAATAAGCTACAACGGCTTAAGTAGAGGAATGGACGTGAGTATTTCACGACTAAAAGCAAAGTTGGTTCAAGCAGGGATTTGCTCTGACTTTATTAAAACAGTTCGCTCTAAGGGCTATCGCTTATCGACTCAGTCACTGACAGAAACAAAATGA
- a CDS encoding transporter substrate-binding domain-containing protein, with amino-acid sequence MRKHLSCTVILFLIVFPSLICAQQAGTQSQQVQQTTTETPSQQISSTENSHLTVALAGNWQPFNFANDNGEVVGIIPDFTKLIMDNAGLNYKVERKPYWSDVLGAVETNAADLTLGNSILVGEWEKIGLLSEPFTHVPIVIATEKSAAYVEDFSTLAGKKIAIGKNYNAYYLMKQNYPNIHIVEVATTYEGLELLNKGEVFAVADVLPVILNRINNMAYSNIEIGGISSIVMDVRALISHQNSELLPVINKAIADISAEQRSNIMDKWLGYESHLEVHSKDFLSLIITFFVVVSLILLIIFRKFN; translated from the coding sequence ATGCGTAAGCACTTAAGCTGTACAGTTATATTGTTCTTAATTGTGTTTCCGTCATTGATATGTGCACAGCAGGCAGGCACTCAGTCCCAGCAAGTCCAACAAACTACGACAGAAACACCGTCTCAACAAATATCTTCTACAGAAAACTCGCATTTAACTGTCGCGCTAGCGGGTAATTGGCAGCCATTCAACTTTGCTAATGATAATGGTGAAGTTGTTGGTATCATTCCAGACTTCACCAAATTAATAATGGACAATGCAGGCCTTAATTATAAAGTTGAACGAAAACCATATTGGAGTGATGTATTAGGTGCAGTAGAAACAAATGCGGCGGATCTTACTTTAGGTAATAGTATTTTAGTTGGTGAGTGGGAAAAAATAGGCCTTTTAAGTGAGCCTTTTACTCATGTACCTATTGTAATAGCGACAGAAAAAAGCGCTGCTTATGTCGAAGATTTTTCAACCTTGGCCGGTAAAAAAATCGCAATAGGCAAAAACTATAATGCTTATTATTTAATGAAACAAAATTACCCCAATATACATATTGTCGAAGTAGCAACTACCTACGAAGGGTTGGAACTATTAAATAAAGGAGAAGTGTTTGCTGTTGCTGATGTATTACCTGTGATCCTTAATCGAATAAACAATATGGCTTATAGTAATATTGAAATAGGCGGAATATCGTCAATTGTTATGGATGTTCGCGCTTTAATATCACATCAAAATTCAGAGTTGCTACCCGTTATCAATAAAGCTATTGCCGATATATCAGCTGAACAAAGAAGTAATATTATGGATAAATGGCTTGGCTATGAGTCACATTTAGAAGTGCATTCAAAGGATTTTCTTTCTTTAATTATCACTTTTTTCGTCGTCGTTAGTCTCATACTGTTAATAATATTTAGAAAATTTAACTGA